The following are from one region of the Pseudomonas putida genome:
- a CDS encoding ATPase, T2SS/T4P/T4SS family: MLPYRQARQSGVAMAPAEHGWQLWLRPDADSAQLQELLRVHGQPSLVEYLEPALFDERLGQLYQAGDAATEALIEGIGDQVDLDSLMSEMPRIEDLLESDDEAPVIRLINGLFGQALRLRASDIHIETFEQSLVVRLRVDGHLREVLRPPRALSAMLVSRIKVMARLDIAEKRQPQDGRITLRAAGREVDVRVSTLPGIHGERVVMRVLDKQASLLALGNLGMPAAVLHGLRSCLARPNGIVLSTGPTGSGKTTTLYASLNSLNDGSRNILTVEDPVEYAIAGIGQTAINPRAGLTFASGLRAILRQDPDVIMLGEIRDQETAQIAVQASLTGHLVLSTLHTNSAVGAVTRLRDMGIEPFLIASCLRGVLAQRLVRRLCSCAVAHPLQQAERDLWPELAALGSSYHAVGCEQCQGSGYVGRLGLYEFIELDAGLIGLLYDGASELAMQDYLGARRQSLVAMASDCLARGETSLAEVLRVVQG; the protein is encoded by the coding sequence ATGCTGCCTTATCGCCAGGCACGCCAGAGCGGGGTGGCCATGGCACCGGCGGAGCACGGCTGGCAGCTGTGGCTGCGGCCCGACGCCGACAGCGCCCAGTTGCAGGAACTGCTGCGTGTGCACGGTCAGCCCAGCCTGGTCGAATACCTGGAGCCTGCGCTGTTCGACGAACGCCTCGGCCAGCTGTACCAGGCCGGCGATGCTGCCACCGAGGCGCTGATCGAAGGCATCGGCGACCAGGTCGACCTGGACAGCCTGATGAGCGAAATGCCGCGCATCGAGGACCTGCTGGAAAGCGACGACGAAGCCCCGGTGATCCGCCTGATCAACGGTCTGTTCGGCCAGGCCCTGCGCCTGCGTGCTTCGGACATCCATATCGAAACCTTCGAGCAGAGCCTGGTGGTGCGCCTGCGGGTCGATGGTCACCTGCGCGAAGTGTTGCGCCCACCGCGCGCGCTGTCCGCCATGCTGGTGTCGCGGATCAAGGTCATGGCCCGTCTGGACATCGCCGAAAAGCGCCAGCCCCAGGATGGCCGTATCACCCTGCGCGCGGCGGGGCGCGAAGTGGATGTGCGGGTCTCGACCCTGCCCGGCATCCACGGCGAACGGGTGGTGATGCGCGTGCTCGACAAGCAGGCCAGCCTGCTGGCGCTGGGCAACCTGGGCATGCCGGCGGCGGTGCTGCACGGCCTGCGCAGTTGCCTGGCGCGGCCCAACGGCATCGTGCTGTCCACGGGGCCGACCGGTTCGGGCAAGACTACGACCTTGTATGCCAGCCTCAACAGCCTCAACGACGGCAGCCGCAACATCCTCACTGTCGAGGACCCGGTGGAATACGCTATCGCCGGCATCGGCCAGACCGCCATCAACCCGCGCGCCGGGCTGACCTTCGCCAGCGGCCTGCGCGCCATCCTGCGCCAGGACCCGGACGTGATCATGCTCGGCGAAATCCGCGATCAGGAGACCGCTCAGATCGCCGTACAGGCCAGCCTCACCGGCCACCTGGTGTTGTCCACCCTGCACACCAACAGTGCGGTGGGCGCGGTGACCCGCCTGCGCGATATGGGCATCGAACCGTTCCTGATCGCCTCGTGCCTGCGCGGCGTGCTGGCCCAGCGCCTGGTGCGGCGCTTGTGCAGTTGTGCCGTGGCGCACCCGCTGCAGCAGGCGGAACGCGACCTGTGGCCCGAACTGGCGGCGCTGGGCAGCAGCTACCACGCGGTGGGCTGCGAGCAGTGCCAGGGCAGCGGTTATGTCGGGCGCCTGGGCCTGTATGAATTCATCGAACTGGACGCCGGGCTGATCGGCCTTTTGTATGACGGTGCCAGTGAACTGGCCATGCAGGACTACCTGGGCGCACGTCGGCAGAGCCTGGTGGCGATGGCCAGCGACTGCCTGGCTCGTGGCGAGACCAGCCTGGCCGAAGTACTGCGCGTGGTGCAGGGCTGA
- the gspF gene encoding type II secretion system inner membrane protein GspF — translation MPTYRYQAVDLAGKPHKASLQADSERHARQLLREQGLFARRLQRHEAGTRQPRRQRLSRPQLCELTRQLATLTGAGIPLVDALATLERQLRQPALHGVLVALRGSLAEGLGLARSLARQGAPFTGLYCALVEAGERSGRLAQVLTRLADHLEQVQRQQHKARTALIYPTVLMAVSLAVVVGLMTFVVPKLTEQFAHAGQSLPLITSLLIGLSQGLVHAGPWLLGLALLLGVVGGWLLRKPHWCLRRDQVLLRLPRIGSLLQVLESARLARSLAILSGSGVALLEALQVATETVGNRRIRLAMEQVRQQVQGGTSLHRALDASQQFPPLLVNMVGSGEASGTLADMLERVADDQERGFARQVDTAMALFEPLMILVMGAVVLFIVLAVLLPIMQLNQGLQL, via the coding sequence ATGCCGACCTATCGCTACCAGGCCGTCGACCTCGCCGGCAAGCCCCACAAGGCCAGCTTGCAGGCCGACAGTGAACGTCATGCCCGTCAGTTGTTGCGTGAGCAGGGCCTGTTCGCCCGCCGCTTGCAGCGTCACGAAGCCGGCACCCGGCAACCCCGGCGCCAACGTCTGAGCCGCCCCCAGTTGTGCGAACTGACCCGCCAGCTGGCCACCCTGACCGGTGCCGGTATCCCGCTGGTCGACGCCCTGGCTACCCTGGAACGGCAACTGCGCCAGCCCGCCCTGCACGGTGTGCTGGTGGCCTTGCGCGGTTCGCTGGCCGAAGGCCTGGGCCTGGCGCGCAGCCTGGCGCGTCAGGGGGCACCGTTTACCGGCCTGTACTGCGCGCTGGTCGAGGCCGGCGAGCGGTCCGGGCGCCTGGCCCAGGTGCTGACCCGCCTTGCCGACCACCTGGAACAGGTGCAACGACAGCAGCACAAGGCACGTACCGCGCTGATCTACCCCACCGTGTTGATGGCGGTGTCACTTGCCGTGGTGGTCGGCCTGATGACCTTCGTCGTGCCCAAGCTCACCGAACAATTTGCCCACGCCGGGCAAAGCCTGCCGCTGATTACTTCGTTGCTGATCGGTCTCAGCCAGGGGCTGGTGCACGCCGGCCCCTGGCTGTTGGGGCTGGCGCTGTTACTTGGTGTGGTCGGTGGCTGGTTACTGCGCAAACCGCACTGGTGCCTGCGCCGTGACCAGGTGCTGCTACGCCTGCCGCGCATCGGCAGTTTGCTGCAGGTGCTGGAAAGCGCACGCCTGGCACGCAGCCTGGCGATCCTCAGCGGCAGCGGCGTGGCCCTGCTCGAAGCCCTGCAAGTGGCCACCGAAACCGTCGGCAACCGGCGCATCCGCCTGGCCATGGAGCAGGTGCGCCAGCAGGTGCAGGGCGGCACCAGCCTGCACCGCGCGCTGGATGCCAGCCAGCAATTCCCGCCGCTGCTGGTGAACATGGTCGGCAGCGGCGAGGCCAGCGGGACACTGGCCGACATGCTCGAGCGCGTGGCCGACGACCAGGAGCGCGGCTTCGCCCGCCAGGTCGATACCGCCATGGCGCTGTTCGAACCCCTGATGATCCTGGTGATGGGCGCCGTGGTGCTGTTCATCGTGCTGGCGGTGCTGCTGCCGATCATGCAACTCAACCAGGGCCTGCAACTGTGA
- the gspG gene encoding type II secretion system major pseudopilin GspG has product MQHRRNRQRGFTLMEIMVVIFIIGLLIAVVAPSVLGNQDKAMKQKVMADLATLEQALDMYRLDNLRFPSSEQGLAALVKKPAQEPLPRAWRSDGYVRRLPEDPWGTPYQYRMPGEHGRVDVYSLGADGQPGGEGQDADLGNWEL; this is encoded by the coding sequence ATGCAGCATCGACGTAACCGCCAGCGCGGCTTCACCCTCATGGAAATCATGGTGGTGATCTTCATCATCGGTCTGCTGATCGCCGTGGTCGCGCCCAGCGTGCTGGGCAACCAGGACAAGGCCATGAAGCAAAAGGTGATGGCCGACCTGGCCACCCTGGAGCAGGCGCTGGACATGTACCGCCTGGACAACCTGCGCTTCCCCAGCAGCGAGCAGGGCCTGGCCGCGCTGGTGAAAAAGCCGGCACAGGAACCGCTGCCACGGGCCTGGCGCAGCGACGGCTACGTGCGCCGCCTGCCGGAAGACCCCTGGGGCACCCCGTATCAGTACCGCATGCCCGGCGAACATGGCCGGGTCGATGTATACTCGCTGGGCGCCGACGGGCAGCCGGGCGGTGAAGGCCAGGATGCCGACCTTGGTAACTGGGAGCTGTAA
- the gspH gene encoding type II secretion system minor pseudopilin GspH — protein sequence MRCQRGFSLIELLVVLAIAGLMTGLAVAGLGNGQAGVDQALQRLAAETRGQAALARHAGQLRGLRWNGQRPEFVRREGDGWVTEAVALGDWPKGLHPDWPASPQPRLLFTPHGWAQPGNVRWRWGDGSQQWAWDRDGRLQVAP from the coding sequence GTGCGCTGTCAGCGGGGCTTCAGCCTGATCGAGCTGCTGGTGGTGCTGGCCATTGCCGGGCTGATGACCGGGCTGGCGGTGGCCGGGTTGGGCAACGGCCAGGCCGGCGTCGACCAGGCCCTGCAGCGGCTGGCGGCAGAGACCCGTGGCCAGGCCGCACTGGCCCGGCATGCTGGGCAATTGCGCGGGCTGCGCTGGAATGGCCAGCGCCCGGAGTTTGTGCGCCGCGAGGGCGATGGCTGGGTAACCGAAGCGGTCGCGCTTGGCGACTGGCCCAAGGGCTTGCACCCGGACTGGCCAGCCAGCCCGCAGCCGCGCCTGTTGTTCACGCCGCATGGCTGGGCACAGCCGGGCAATGTGCGCTGGCGCTGGGGCGATGGCAGCCAGCAATGGGCGTGGGACCGTGATGGCCGCTTGCAGGTGGCGCCATGA
- a CDS encoding type II secretion system protein GspI yields MKQGQRGFTLLEVTVALAIAAVLAVITSQVLRQRLAVQHNLQQHRLGLLCARELQTRFAVEQYWPAENQVDGELSQGGQRCHWQLQLRRTGVRDLRRGELRLFADRDQRLPLGQYTVFLERP; encoded by the coding sequence ATGAAGCAGGGGCAGCGGGGTTTCACCTTGCTGGAAGTGACCGTGGCACTGGCGATTGCCGCTGTTCTGGCGGTTATCACCAGCCAGGTCCTGCGCCAGCGCTTGGCGGTGCAGCACAACCTGCAACAGCACCGCCTTGGCCTGCTGTGCGCTCGCGAACTGCAAACCCGCTTCGCCGTCGAGCAGTACTGGCCTGCCGAAAACCAGGTGGACGGTGAGCTGAGCCAGGGCGGCCAGCGCTGCCATTGGCAATTGCAGTTGCGCCGCACAGGTGTGCGCGACCTGCGCCGTGGCGAACTGCGACTGTTCGCCGACCGCGACCAGCGCCTGCCGCTAGGCCAGTACACCGTATTCCTGGAGCGCCCATGA